A window of Hordeum vulgare subsp. vulgare chromosome 5H, MorexV3_pseudomolecules_assembly, whole genome shotgun sequence genomic DNA:
GAGCGATCCGTCGCGACGCGTCGGCGCTGGCATCGCGCCCGTCGTCCGCGCGCTGTACCCGCCGAGCAGGAACGCCGACGTGTCCAGCGTCGGCAACAGCAGCGCCCCACCGGCTGTCGAAGGCGCTGCGCGGGCGGggagcgcggggaggagggcccccTCCGTCTGCTGCTGGGTCGGCGGGAGGAGGAGCTCGTCGGCGCCCGTGACCTGGTGCACCATGCGGCGGAACTCCGCGGGGTCGGCGCTGATGTAGGTCGTGGGCAGACGCCGCGACGGGCGCGGCCGCCTCCTGGCGACGCGGCGTGCGGGTCTGTGTTGCTTGTGCGCCGCCGGCGCGCGCGCCGCGGCGGGGACGGACGCGAGATCCTCGTAGTCGTAGGGCAACAGGTGGCCGCGTTGAGCCGTGAGGAGCTGCTGCCACGGTGACGCCGAAGGCGAGGATGCGTAGGCGGAGGAGTCCATGTGCTGCATGGCGGTGAGCATCATGCGTGTGTGGGAGCTAGCTAGGCTGCGCTTGCTTGCTGTTGCTGCGGGCGTGGCTTGAACTGAGAGGAAGAGGGGTCGCAGGATTGATATAGGAAGAGAGAAGGATGATGTGGGTGTGGAGTGTGGACGGGCCGACGGGCTCGGTGGTCAGCGAGCGCGCTGACCTGTGGGTCCAGACTGTCAGGTACACCATCCGGGGTCTAAGGGCGCGCCGGCGGAAAGGGTACGCCGGCCGCCCGATCCACCAGCCGTACGCGGGTCACACCGTTAAAGTTATCCATACAGTAATATTCCTCAATGCAGCAAATTTCGGTTACGATGTAGTAAATTTTCGCCATGATTGTAACAAAAATATGATTGCATCAGAAAAATATCAACGTGATCATAGAAAAAAAAACGacgctgatgatgcgtggtaacAAAACAAAATGTTGGTTGTACCAAAAATAATCCGGTGAATTCGGGTTGCAACTCtcacgaacgtgtatgcaacttttttagtgaacgattgcagcaaaaaatgataccggttgtagcaaaaattaacacggttgtagcaaaaatcaaaaaCACCGGTTGTAGCGAAAAATCTGATGAActgaagttgcaaccaaacgtatatgcaacttttttagtggataAATGTAGCAAATAAAAAACGCTTGTAGTAAATTTGAACGCTAGTTACAACAAATTTAGACGAAAAAGTTGCATGCGTAATAAGCTGCACGCGTGGGTCGCGCGCGACCGGCCGACCGGCTCGGCCGGCGCGCTGGCCACAAGCGTTTCCCCTATGAGAAGGGATGCCATGTGACAAAATCATTCTTCTCACATTCTCGGTAAATATGGGCATAAAATGAACGCGCTACGAAACAATTTCACGATCTAACCCTTTTTAGAAATGCCGTAATCCGTGGCGTTGCAGATGAACTGTGAAACGCGAGTGTAATGTGGTGTTTCCTACCAGCACTGCAATGCCAGTGTACTGTGGCGTTTCTTGTGAGCACAGCAACGCCAAGCTCCCTGGCGTTTCTAGGGGCGATATTTGCCCTGGGCCGCCCCATCGCCCACCAACCACCCTTTCTTCCCTCGTGTTTCTCTGTTCCCTGCGAGGCTTgccaaaaactactatctcctcCTCCAGacccccccttcgatctccctcctccctcaaccGTTTTGTCGGTTTTTGGGGCAATTCGAAGAGGCCGataagctcctccaatccctccaattagtttttgcaataactttgtaTTTGTGGAGCTTTTTTGCACTAGGTGTAACCTAGGTTTTGAAGTAAAATCAAATTTGTGATGGTTAATGCCTATGTTTCAAGTAAAACTAAATTTGTGATGGTGAATGCCTAGGTTTTTGGCACTAGGTGTAGTTTTTGGTGGCACTAGGTTTACAtaggttttgttcatattattgGCATTAGGTGTATGCCTAGATTTTGTTCATATTATTGGCATTAGGTGTATGCCtaggttttgttcatattattgGCACTAGGTGAATGCCTAGGTTTTTGGCACTAGGTGTAGTGTGATTGTTTTTGACACTAGGTGAATGCCTAAAATAATTTGTTCATATTATTTAGGATGTTTCAGCCGAATAAAtatccgggtcttgatgatttctacgagcagaagcatcgtgcggtgctagtggaaagaggagaataattatcctggtcttgatgattatttttctatattctatgatttttcatattgtgacaagttaagagaagtaacaaattatgtgtttgtttgtttaggttcctccactacttcgATTGAGGGGCACAACCCGAATGAATCTCTCTTATATGACCCTCGGTATGAGGCTTATTTTAGAAGAATAGAccttcttcagtttgtgctcaactttaaaggcacaccaccatggtAGAACGCCACGGCCCTTACCGCCCTTACGGACCATTGGAGGTCGGAGACGCACTCATTTCACCTTTCTGTTGGTGAGATGACTGTAACTTtggaggatattgctatgatcACCGGGCTTCCAATCGAAGGCATGACTCTTACAGGGAAGGTTAGGTCTGATGGgtggcgacaacgggttgcagcattggttggtgttgaaGCTGAGCCGTGGACTCATGAAACCaggaaggatcctaggccatccGGCGTGTTGTTCTCGTGGATACAGAAACATTTTCGCAAGTGCCCAAAGGATGCTAGTCCGGATGTTGTAGAGAGGTACATGGCTTACCTATGGAAACTTTTGACCCTAGTGGTGTTTCCGTATGGCACGGGGGACACAACCTTGTGGATGTTCTTGGATCCTCTTCGTGACTGGGATGTTaagtggagttggggttcggcGGCACTATCCCTCTTGTACCATCAGGTACTGCTTAATATGATGCATTttgattttattaaataggtattTGCATGTGGTCGGTTAACGTGTGTGCAAATCTGCAGTTGGATGGAGCATGTATGAGGAGTAAGCCGACGTCCACTCTTGGAGGTTTCGTTTGGGCCCTAcaggtttggatgtgggagcgt
This region includes:
- the LOC123395856 gene encoding calmodulin-binding protein 25-like, with product MMLTAMQHMDSSAYASSPSASPWQQLLTAQRGHLLPYDYEDLASVPAAARAPAAHKQHRPARRVARRRPRPSRRLPTTYISADPAEFRRMVHQVTGADELLLPPTQQQTEGALLPALPARAAPSTAGGALLLPTLDTSAFLLGGYSARTTGAMPAPTRRDGSLPPDITSGSGSSSRCGFPTLESWDLL